ACTAACAAAACTTCCAGGCTAACATCATTTTTCTGAGACAGCTGATACTGTCAATATTGTTTTACTTGAAAACCATAACATACTTCAACTTCGTTTGAGCCTGTCTCAACCTAAGCAATGGCTGTTCACAATATACCTCTTCTGTCACCTCTGACTCATCACCTGTCCGCATTCAAAGCCAATGTGTATCTCTGGGTTACATTTCAATAACCATAGTGAACAGTTCACATTCTCCAAAGAAACTCTCTCTACAGAGGTATAACATAAGAGGCATATGAGaaaacatctcattctctctgGGCCCAACCTGAATCATACCTTATGGTCACAACTTTTAGAAGCAAGCTATTAATTCAGCATTAAATTCTCccactttctctcttccctcccctacTCCTCTATCCTCTACTAAATTACACAGATATCTCTAACCCCACCCTTCATGCCCAAGACCAGTGTGTGACAGACTCCTAGCCAAGAAAGAGACTCACCAAAGACTCACCTTCTTCTTTTGATCATTCCAACCATGAAGGGCTGATAAGACCACACCAATGGTGCCCCTCTTGTCACCCTTTTTGGTGCACCAACTGGGGTTACATGTtcccatcatttatttttaagactttgaAGTTCCAACAACATTCTTAagcttcttcatttattcaactttAAACACTTAAATGCACCAAAGAGCATGTGCATGTACATGagaaaaaaggctgaaaaaagGCGGCCTATCTCTCCTAGGCTAAGTTGTTTCAGCATGATCACAAAAATCAATATGACTCCAAGTAAAGCCAGAACGAAGCAAACAAAAAGGTTTCAGAGATGATAAatggactttaaaaattaaaatgaaacaacatAAAGTCTCAATTCCTGAAGACcaatgaattattaaaaaaaaaaaacatgaattagCTGTAGAAGCAGTAATAAAATAATCCTATTTCTGTGAGGAAAATTACTTTAAGGTCCCCAGGATAAACAATGAGTTGAGAATCACTAAAAAACCTTAGATTAGAACCAGAGATTTCAAACATCTGTCTTTCTGAGACTTTATCCTGCCCAACTTATTCCCAAAAAGGAACCAGAATCAGATTCCTACCAACACAAGACTCTTAAGACCTGTCATTTGTCATGTTGGTTTCTGCAGAAGCTGCCTCTTACGAagtagttttcaaaaataaaaatgagaaaaccaaagagTACAATTAGAAGCCTCTCCACTGTAACTTTGTTTTGATTTGCTCTCTAaagatttaagggaaaaaaaaatcattagtctCATATTCCTAATTTAACATTACCTCACTCCATGGCTAATGTGGCCAAGAGTAGATGCTTTTGTAAATTAAAACAGAAGCACTTTATCAGCAGGACTTTAGGGCTCTGGTTCCACTGTATTTACTATAAAGTACACTGAAGACGGTGGAGGTTGAAGAAAGAGGTGGAAACAACCATCACAAGGTAACATGACAGAGAGCAGGACCCTAGGCAGACTTTAAGGAACCAATTCTATTCTGGCAGGGGAAACCCACATAATTAACCAATTCTATTCTAGCAGGGGAAACCCACATAATTAAGTTTCACACTTAACAAAATTATCACTCTGAATTCAGGAATAAGAGGCATTTGGTTCTAGATACAATTCCATCTGCAGACACTAACTttaaatttagagaagaaaaacactCAGTGAATTAATATTATGAGTTGGGGTTTCTTAAGTGATTCCTAAATCCACCTactattttttttgcattgatacAATTAATAGCTGGGATAGGTCTACCATGGCCCTGGCTCAGACGTGCTCTTTAGTCTCAGAAAGTCCATCGGTCATGGAGCTGGCTGTCACTGCTAAATCTGCTGCTTGCAGAAGCCCCCGAGCTGTGTGTTTGCTGAGTAGAGTCCTCACCATTTAAGCTCTTCCTACATACAGGACATGCGTCATGCTGAAACAGAAAGAAGATACAAGTCCATGTGAACAGCCTGACCCGAGAAGCTGGAAGAACTAACTAAACACTTAAGAAACCTTGACAGTTAGCAGGTAGATAAACAAAAAGGGCATGCATTCTCACAGAGTACCCACTGTAACTCCAGGACATCTCCCATATAGAACTTTTAACagaactgacaaagaattcaagGCAGCAACTTAACAATAGCTAACACATACTATCAAACAGAACTAACTAGAAACAATGACCTGAGATGGtctagagcaggggtcagcaaacttgctctgttaaaaggaaaaacagtaaatattACAGACTCTGCAGGCCACACCACCAATGTTCTAACTACTCAATTCTGCTGAGGGAGCACAAAAGTAGCCATAGACCATCTGTAAACAAATGAGCATAGCTGTGTTCCAATgaaacttcatttacaaaaataggtgGCAGGCCACAGAGACCTGTAGGCTATAGTTTGCTAACCCCCGGTTAGAGAAGTTCTGAACAGATTAATAACCTAAAACATGGTAATGGTGCTACTAGGAGTTAGCCAGAAACTAAAATCTGATTTGCTTGGCTCTCCACTAACCATTAATTATGCCCTTACTGATCCCCCCAAGACATGACTGGCACAGGGGCCCCATCACAGATGAGAGTTGTCTGTACTTACCAGTTCTAACCATGGCACAATACAACTGCTGTGAAAGTAGTGGTTGCAAGGTAACTGCCGGACTTCCTCCTCAACTGTGTAATCCTCTTTGCATACTGGACACTCTAAGCCCTTATCTGTTAGAGGAggaaatgccttttaaaataaacaagcaaaaagaaggaaaaaacccagCCGATTGTCTTTACCAACCAAAGggacacaaagaaaaacaaagtgcgTTTAAGGTGGAGGCAGAGAAGAAgcagaattttatttcaaaatggggACAGAGCCAGGGATATGAAAAGGACTGATGAATGGGCCCGTCCCAATAAGGTCCAGACAACAACTCTATGAGGCCTATTTTTCAACATAAAGAGTTGGAAGAACTGGGGCTTAGATTATCTGTTAAGTAAAACAGGAAAAACGTCTTCTCAAATGTGTGAAAGTCTTCTGGTAGTTTCTACTTAGGAAACACTAGCAATCTGTCCACCACAACCAAAGGACTCATCTCAGCAATCTTAGCAGTTCTCATTCAATGTGTCAAGCCACTTTCACTCTACTACTTTCGACATTACACATCCTATTTCATCATGGTTAACCTAAAGCCCTTTCTACAAGTTGTTTATTAAAAGTTGTACCAGGAGGTACTGCTACAGAACTGCAAGGCCCAAGGGTAACTCAGGCTCCAAGTCCAGAGACAGGAAACCTTCTTCTGAGAGAAAATGGCTACAAACTGAACTAGGATTACCAAGCAGCAAATTCCAAGTTTCCCAAGTTTGGCTAGTAACACCAGCTAGTCTATCTCTCCAGCAGCTGGGGTATGTATGCTACATGCTCCACAGTATTCACAGCATTTGGAGTAAAATGCCACTTAAAAGATTCACTCCCTCCTCTCTACTCCCACGATGTTTGCCCTAATTCCAGCTTTTACTTCTCATGCCTAGTTTACTGCAATAGCCTCTTAGGTAACAACGCTGACTCCAAGCCTTCCAAATATACCCTATACTTTGCTACCAGTTAGTTTTACCAGCTCCACAGCAATTCCCAGCTCATCTTTTCTTGGATTCTCAGTTGGCATCCCCAAAATCAACagattcaaaattaaaaacatcacaTCACCTCCTTATCCAAACCAGGGCCTGCTCACAATTCTTCCATCCCTGATGATGTCAGCACCACCTCTGTAGTTACAGAGTTGCAAAACTTTAGAATCatctttccccctttcccctccttATCTTATGCAATCAAAGAGGAAAGCCTTTCTTCAAAAATGATCTGAATCTACCCTTTCCTTTGTAGCACTGCCACCATCACCTGAACCCCATCAGAATGCTGCAATAGCCCATTAAGAATATTTCTGCTCCTTCCCTCTTCCAATATTTTAGATACTACCCTCCAAACTAATCTTCCCCAAAGATCACTCAAATTCCCTCATTCCTCCAGTTAGGGACCTACAAAATTTACCTACTACCTAAAACACCCAGCCCTAACTCCTCTGCCAGTTTCAGGGTCCTCTACAACAAGGACCTATCCAGTCATACGTATCCAATTACATCTCCGATTCAAACATACCTCCCATCACTCCACAAATTAGATTCTATTTCAGATCTAATGAGGTTACACTCCTTATACCTAATTCAGACTCCATATCCATACTGACATTCTTCACTGGTTCATACTTTGCCATAAACAGAATAATCTAAGATGGCCCatcctgtctttttaaaatcttctgaCTCTCTAAAGTAGAATTCATGGGGAAAGAAACTCCAAGTCCAAAATAATGTCCCTCATCACTAAGTTCTTTTCAtgcttataaacaaaataatatctATGTCTAATGTACCTAAGTACCTACCTAATTTGTGAAACAAATTCCTAGCctcctatttttttctcttccttttcccccaGAGTATCATTTGCTCAAGTACTTTTTATAATAATGTCTAATCATTTGGTGAGTTTTGCTTCCTCTAGTAAGTTCTTCAAGAAATCAAGTTTTATATACCTTTGTACTTCTTTATTTCCTGCATGGCAGCTAGAAAAATATCATGGTAATTGATCAGGAATTACCTGTTGACTAACCCTAATGAAGGAATAAGTACCTTTCCTATTTGGCACACAGGTAGGAACTTTAGGAGTGCTACAGTTTCATGGAAGATTTTTAATACAGTACATGGCTCAGATTCTGAAcagatataataaaatgaaacacacatATGAAAATGAACCTACCAACTTGTTCCTGAGTTACTGTCACTGTTGCAAGAGATGTGATCTTTTCCTTGTCAGCTGGGGGAGGCCCTGTATTTTCCAGTTGTCCTagaagctacaaaaaaaaaaaaggcaaagaagaagtgGCAGACATCGAACTATCCCTAGGGAGGGAGCTGCTCCATCTGAGAACAGTGCAGACATTAGAAATGTTAGTTGCTTTGGCTTCCACAAGGCTCTGAGAGGCTTGGGTTTGCCCTTTCCTGCTGCcagaataattgttttacaatttcAGAGTGACATTAGTATAAGCCTACAGACAGATCCATCATTGCAAGGCTCACCTCTGGGCATAAAGCAGCTTGGAGGCAGCAAAAGGGTTGTGATGTCACAAATAAAACTACACCTTAACAGAAAATGATACTTAACCAGTTCAAAAACTTCGTtttgctgaaagaaagaaaaaggtgagAGTATGGAAAGTAGCATAAGGTAAGCCAAGAAACAGGTAAATTACTGCCTACAAGAAGACCTGGATATAAATGACATGCTTTCTAGTCTCAGCAATccacaagggaaatgaaaaaccaattaaattaaaataaacataaacaagTGGAAGCAATTATTCATGGCATGGGAATAcctttttctctgcttccttcccctACTTTGCTCCATCTAGCAGAAATTCCTGCTTCAACATGTGAGGAGACCTTTCTTTTTTGTGAAGTACTTGTCAATAGAATCCTCATAGGAATGAACAAGAGgccaaaacagaaaatattgtTTGTTATAGAAGTTTTTTCCTTTGGAGTTGAAGCTATCTTCTAGAAAGTCCCTAGGACCAAGAAAGTACATGGATGCTGAGCTAAACCCATAAACCATTTATCTCTTTAGCAAAACAGAAACCCACAAGCTCAAAATATTAGGGAAAGCAGAGTGACTGCCATTCCAGAAAGTAgcagaaggaaagcaggaagcCTGTGGAACCGTGAGACACACTGAACAGACACCCTCAAAAGGCAGCTCCTCACCTGGGTTACAATGGCATCAAGCCCTGTCTGACCCCAGGCATAGTCCCCGGGGTTGGAGTGCAGCATCCCGCTCCTATACATGAGATGAGACAGACAGCATTAGATGGAGTGACCAGGCTCCGCCTTACACCGCAGAAAAAGCTGGCAGAGGAATCCTGCTCTCTCTCAGAGCTGGCAAGTCACTAGTTCTCTAGAACCAAGTGGCAAAGAATTTCTCAGTGATTTCAAGGTCAAACAGATTATCCAGAGGCAGTCTCTCATTCTAGAGGAATTCCTGCTTAACTGTATGGAACATAAAATGTGAAGCTACCTAAAATACCACCTGACAAACCAGAGCAAAAAGAGTGACTCATGGCCTGCTGGTTAAAAGTTTGTCTCCTCTGTGCCCATTTTAATTAAACATAGATGGAGATGCTTTTTAAGGAGATTTTTCCCTTCCTGAGTGGCCAAAATTGACAGCAGAGTTCCCTCATTCTAAGGGGCAGCCTGTGGCCCTACACAATGAGCAGCTTTCAAGTAGAGAAGCAGCCACAGCGTATCTCTGAATCACAACTTAGAGCAGTTACAAAGGGGATTTGGCAGCACCTCTTTCTGGAGCTGTGGGTGTACTACCCTGCATGACAGATATCCAGACTCTTTGGCTGGAACATGCTTAAAGAAACTAgaggctgggaaaaaaaaaaagaaactagaggcTGGAAAACAGGGTAACTGTGTGGAAGGACCAAGGTCCCTCTGAGCAAAGAAGCCTTCTGGGGTAGAGTCAGAAGTGGCAAATAATTGTCCAGACAAGAAGACATTTCATCTTTAACCTGTCACTCTGTTACTGAATTTAAGCCTTTTGTTTCTTCTGAAAAAACCTTCTTACTTTGAGAAAAGGAAGTGAAGCAATGTTTTCAATTTCAGAAATTCTTAAGGAATAAAATCTTCCCATATAATCTCGAAGAGAAACTCACAAATCAGACACCAAACCTGGTAGGGACCACCTTACTCCCTACCTTAGCACGACCCTCAGATCTGAGTATGAATGGAATCAGACACCCTGCAGGACCAGGATGGTCCTCACCAGCCTGAATTATACAAAAGTAAGTTCTGATTAAGTCTGGGCTCAGCAGGCAACAGCCCGCCAATCACACCTGTACACTCACCTGTGCAGTTCCTTTTGTCTCTCATTATGGCACAGAAACTACATGGAAATTATGCTACTCCAGGAGCCTAAGACAGAAGGCAACTAGTTACTTACCAAGAAAAGGGGGATCCAGGAATGAATCCTGCAATGATCTGTTGTAGTACtctgttgaagaaaaaaaattaggtaaGACAACAGACTCATCAAAGTACTCTATAGatatccatggctgactcatcaccaactccttccCCAAAACACAATGGCTTTTCACTGTATACAATAGCACCAGAAATCAGTCTGCTACCTGGTAGACTGCTACTTTGCTATTATGGCAGTCTTCCTGAGCTATGCTGCCTTATGTAATAATAGATTTTTATGAATTAAGCAGGAAAGGACTCTGACTGTATAGTTAGTGTTCAAACTATGATTCCTGGATCCTTGGCAGCAACATGCAAAGCTTAAAGAGATGCTAGGCCAGTGGGATTCTGGACCCACCTCCTTGCAACAAGAGTTGTTCCATTTTTATGTGTTATATACATTGTGCAAAATACTATTTAAAGGTATGGCATCCCCGCCCACcccttatttggctgtgctgcgttgtctctgctgctcaggctgttttctagttgtggtgctgtCTGTAGAGGTTCTTCATTcctgtggcttctcttattgcacaGCACAGGCCCTAGgacatgcaggcttcagcagtcgtggctccagggctctagagcacaggctcagtagttgtggaacacGGGCTTAGTTCCTCCATGGCGTGtgcgatcttcccagaccagggattgaactcatatctcctgcagtggcaggcagattctttaccactgagccaccagggaagccctaaagagcctttttaaaaaaaattccatgataGCTAACTAAGACGTTCACAAGTTATTTCATACTCCTCTTTTGGGTGTAGGTTGGACTTagtgactttactttttttttttgatgtacaactgacatataacattgtattttttttttcaggtacaaCATGATTTGATGTTTGTATATATCACAAATGATCATCATAATAAAACTAATTCACATTCATTACCATACATagttataaaattttactttcttatgatctactctcttagcaactttcaaatatgcaatacagtattaaaaTAATACTGTAATGTAATTAACAGTAATGAACTATAATTGATCTCATTGTGGGTTTCATTTACAGTTCCCTGATAATACAGTCATTGTGCTATATGTTATATccccaatatttattttatagctggaaatttgtatcttttgacccccttcaccgATTTTacttctcccccaacccctgcctaTGGCAacccaccaatctgttctcttttATCTATGAACCTGgatactgaattctttttttttttttttaagattctacctgtaagattatatagtatttgtctttctctctctgatttatttcacttagcatgtccTGAggatccattcatgttgttgcaaatggcaagctTTCAGTCTGTTTtagagctgaataatattccactgtatctatgtaccacagtttctttatccattcatccatcaggggaccctcaggttgcttccatgtcttggctatggtaAACAATGTTGCAACGATcatgggatgcatgtatcttttcaaatttgtccttctgttttcttcagatGAACATCcagaagaggaattgctggatcataaggcagttcttttttttttttttgaggaacctccatactgtttttcacattggctataccaatttacattcccaacaataGTATATAGGGGGCTCATTCTCTTTTCTTGACACCCTGAtcacttgttatttcttatctttttgattatagccattctaaccagtgtgaggtgatagctcactgtggctttggtttgtatttctctgatgattagtgatggcagagcatctttacatgtacctgttggccacctatatgtctttttcagaaaaatttctattcaagtcctctgcacattttttaattcagatgttcgcttttattgttgagttgcatgagttctttGTATCATTTTGGATATTAGTCTCCTGttggatatatcatttgcaaatactttctccaatTCAGTtggtttccttttcattctgttgatttcCTTAGCCATGCAGAAGCTTTTCAtagtctgtttatttttgttttcattgcctcTGCTTTTGGAGTCATccaaaaaaatcatcaccaagactGCTGTCAAGGAGTTTCCTGCCTGTTTTCTTATAGGcattttacagtttcaggtcaTGTGTTctagtctttaatccattttgagttaatttttgtatggtATAAGACACTgatccaatttctttcttttccttgtggctatccagtttttccaacaccatttattaaataGACTGttctttctccactgtatattcttggctcctctgTCATAAACTAATTGACCACATATGCATAGACTTATTTCTGGCCCTCTGTTACCTTGATTTAGATGTCTATTTTCATACCAATACCATACTgtgacttactttttttttattattaaaaattaaatttatttcattaccAAAGTTAAGGAAGTCAAATAAGACACAAAGGCCTAC
This portion of the Cervus canadensis isolate Bull #8, Minnesota chromosome 2, ASM1932006v1, whole genome shotgun sequence genome encodes:
- the RNF115 gene encoding E3 ubiquitin-protein ligase RNF115 isoform X2, which produces MIPEYKVEVPFHNQEKLHILHFLGGGSSTSTQFSEFWDRLDPTMFFQDFRPFLSSSLLDQDNRANERSHQTHTDFWGPSRPPRLSMTQRYRSRGSTRPERSPAFERVLQQIIAGFIPGSPFSWSGMLHSNPGDYAWGQTGLDAIVTQLLGQLENTGPPPADKEKITSLATVTVTQEQVDKGLECPVCKEDYTVEEEVRQLPCNHYFHSSCIVPWLELHDACPVCRKSLNGEDSTQQTHSSGASASSRFSSDSQLHDRWTF
- the RNF115 gene encoding E3 ubiquitin-protein ligase RNF115 isoform X1; translated protein: MAEASAAGAGAGSAVAAHRFFCHFCKGEVSPKLPEYTCPRCESGFIEEVTDDSSFLGGGSSTSTQFSEFWDRLDPTMFFQDFRPFLSSSLLDQDNRANERSHQTHTDFWGPSRPPRLSMTQRYRSRGSTRPERSPAFERVLQQIIAGFIPGSPFSWSGMLHSNPGDYAWGQTGLDAIVTQLLGQLENTGPPPADKEKITSLATVTVTQEQVDKGLECPVCKEDYTVEEEVRQLPCNHYFHSSCIVPWLELHDACPVCRKSLNGEDSTQQTHSSGASASSRFSSDSQLHDRWTF